Proteins from a genomic interval of Nitrospina gracilis Nb-211:
- the elbB gene encoding isoprenoid biosynthesis glyoxalase ElbB, whose amino-acid sequence MKKRIGVVLAGCGVFDGSEIHEAVITLLTIDRNGAEAVCMAPNVDQMHVINHLTGEEAKGESRNVLVESARIARGEIKDITTVKADDLDAIIFPGGFGAAKNLCDFAVNGENCKVHPEVQRLVREFKDKQKPQGAVCIAPAVMAGIYKDTGMHPTLTIGNDKGTSGKIVAMGSKHQDCAVEDIVIDQAAKIVTSPAYMLGKSISEVAAGIEKTVKELIKMI is encoded by the coding sequence ATGAAAAAGCGAATTGGTGTGGTGCTGGCCGGATGTGGCGTGTTTGACGGATCGGAAATCCACGAAGCCGTCATCACTCTCCTGACCATCGACCGCAACGGAGCGGAGGCGGTGTGTATGGCTCCGAACGTGGACCAGATGCACGTCATCAACCATCTCACCGGAGAAGAGGCGAAGGGCGAGAGCCGTAACGTGCTGGTGGAGTCGGCGCGCATCGCCCGCGGCGAGATCAAGGACATCACCACGGTGAAGGCGGATGACCTGGATGCGATCATTTTCCCCGGCGGCTTTGGCGCGGCCAAGAACCTGTGCGACTTCGCGGTGAACGGGGAAAACTGCAAGGTGCATCCGGAAGTCCAGCGGCTGGTGCGCGAATTCAAGGACAAACAGAAACCGCAGGGCGCGGTGTGTATCGCTCCGGCGGTGATGGCGGGCATCTACAAGGATACCGGCATGCACCCGACGCTCACCATCGGCAACGACAAGGGCACCAGCGGCAAGATCGTGGCGATGGGAAGCAAGCACCAGGACTGCGCGGTGGAGGACATCGTCATCGACCAGGCGGCGAAGATCGTCACCAGTCCGGCGTACATGCTGGGCAAGAGCATTTCGGAAGTCGCCGCAGGCATCGAAAAGACGGTGAAGGAACTGATCAAGATGATCTGA
- the rfaE1 gene encoding D-glycero-beta-D-manno-heptose-7-phosphate kinase has product MKTKFQHLFDEKKRLKILVVGDLILDEYIWGSVSRISPEAPVPILESKSENLALGGAANVANNLVALGCDVYLVGGVGKDEKGDKLLELIGNRNIHTDGIFRFVHRPTTSKIRVIAHNQQVLRIDKEDNRPIMVETEKKIINYINETVPQMDGVICSDYNKGILTEKVTHTIMHRAKNAKKHVVVDPKGTDFSKYKGCTVITPNQLEVERVAPIKIATQDDLDRAAEYLISLAKAESILVTRGKEGMILYRKKKKPVNIPTVAREVFDVTGAGDTVISVFGMSLFSGFTFEEAARLSNMAAGIVVGKIGTAVVTLNELNQFLQEDMLRTSPTILEVEEAKKIVSLAKNIGKKVVFTNGCYDLIHGGHIEFLQKSRRMGDILILGLNSDESVRAIKGPSRPIKNQQERANILSALQDVDYIVIFNEKTPENLIRELRPDVLVKGNDYKIDEVVGREIVEAYGGRVALVPIVKGLSTTNTLDQILQHHKI; this is encoded by the coding sequence ATGAAAACCAAATTCCAGCACCTGTTTGATGAAAAGAAACGGCTGAAGATCCTCGTGGTCGGCGACCTCATTCTCGACGAATACATCTGGGGATCGGTCAGCCGCATCTCGCCGGAAGCGCCGGTGCCCATCCTGGAGAGCAAATCCGAAAACCTGGCGCTGGGCGGCGCGGCGAACGTCGCCAACAACCTCGTGGCGCTGGGTTGCGACGTGTACCTCGTCGGCGGCGTCGGTAAAGACGAAAAAGGCGACAAACTGCTGGAACTCATCGGCAACCGCAACATCCACACCGACGGCATCTTCCGTTTCGTTCACCGGCCAACGACGTCCAAAATCCGGGTCATCGCGCACAACCAGCAGGTCCTGCGCATCGACAAGGAAGACAACCGGCCCATCATGGTGGAGACGGAAAAGAAGATCATCAATTACATCAACGAAACCGTGCCGCAAATGGACGGCGTCATCTGCTCCGACTACAACAAGGGCATTCTCACCGAAAAAGTGACGCACACCATCATGCACCGCGCCAAGAACGCGAAGAAACACGTGGTGGTCGACCCCAAGGGCACCGACTTCAGCAAATACAAGGGATGCACGGTGATCACGCCGAACCAACTGGAAGTCGAGCGCGTCGCGCCGATCAAGATCGCCACACAGGACGACCTCGACCGCGCCGCCGAGTACCTGATCTCGCTGGCGAAGGCGGAATCGATCCTGGTCACACGCGGCAAGGAGGGCATGATCCTCTACCGCAAGAAAAAGAAACCGGTGAACATCCCCACCGTCGCACGCGAGGTGTTCGACGTCACCGGCGCCGGCGATACGGTGATCAGCGTGTTCGGCATGTCGCTGTTCAGCGGCTTCACCTTCGAGGAAGCGGCGCGCCTGTCCAACATGGCGGCGGGCATCGTCGTCGGCAAAATCGGCACCGCCGTCGTCACGTTGAACGAGCTCAACCAGTTTCTGCAGGAAGACATGCTGCGCACGTCGCCGACCATTCTCGAAGTCGAGGAAGCGAAAAAGATCGTCAGCCTCGCCAAGAACATCGGCAAGAAAGTGGTGTTCACCAACGGCTGTTACGATCTCATCCACGGCGGGCACATCGAGTTCCTGCAAAAATCCCGGCGCATGGGCGACATCCTGATCCTCGGCCTCAACAGCGACGAATCGGTGCGCGCCATCAAGGGACCCAGCCGCCCCATCAAAAACCAGCAGGAGCGCGCGAATATTCTCTCCGCCTTGCAGGATGTGGACTACATCGTCATCTTCAACGAAAAGACGCCGGAAAACCTGATCCGCGAACTCCGGCCCGATGTCCTGGTCAAAGGCAACGACTACAAAATCGATGAAGTGGTGGGGCGCGAAATCGTGGAAGCCTACGGCGGCAGGGTGGCGCTGGTGCCCATCGTCAAGGGCCTGTCCACCACCAACACCCTCGACCAGATTCTGCAACACCACAAAATCTGA
- a CDS encoding D-sedoheptulose-7-phosphate isomerase, whose product MDRIKEFLNESADLKREVANTLAPQILEAINHVRHSFENGGKLLLMGNGGSAADAQHLAAEFIGRYKLERSPIPAIALTVDSSILTCVGNDYSFDDVFARQVKGLARKEDTVIAISTSGNSGNVIKAVEAAKEIGAVTIGFLGKGGGKLKDLVDVPIIVPSADTARIQEVHITIGHILCEILDQEF is encoded by the coding sequence ATGGACCGGATCAAGGAATTTCTGAACGAAAGCGCGGATCTGAAACGCGAAGTCGCCAACACGCTGGCGCCGCAGATCCTCGAGGCCATCAATCACGTGCGTCACAGTTTCGAGAACGGCGGCAAGCTGTTGCTCATGGGCAACGGCGGCAGTGCGGCGGACGCCCAGCACCTGGCGGCGGAGTTCATCGGCCGTTACAAACTGGAGCGCAGCCCCATCCCCGCCATCGCGCTCACCGTCGATTCGTCCATCCTCACCTGCGTCGGCAATGACTACAGTTTCGACGACGTGTTCGCCCGCCAGGTGAAGGGGCTCGCGCGGAAAGAAGACACGGTGATCGCCATCAGCACCAGCGGCAACTCCGGCAACGTGATCAAGGCAGTGGAGGCGGCGAAGGAAATCGGCGCGGTCACCATCGGGTTTCTCGGCAAGGGCGGCGGCAAACTGAAAGACCTGGTGGACGTGCCCATCATCGTGCCGTCTGCCGACACCGCGCGCATCCAGGAAGTGCACATCACCATCGGTCACATCCTCTGCGAAATCCTTGACCAGGAGTTCTAG
- the radC gene encoding RadC family protein gives MADNSTSSSSIKHWPEDDRPRERLVRYGEDKLSDAQLLGILIGSGDHRSQKNAVDISRELLQEFGNFQSIDRASVNELCSVPGIGVAKAAQIKAAMEIGKRMAAHSVGQRQKMNSCQSFVDLYAPFLKNLRKEIVKVVLLNQKLNIIRDLTISEGSVDASIVHPREVMIPAIKESAARIVLIHNHPSGDPTPSHADIEITHRVSKAGEIIGIQLIDHIIIGGSEYYSFSEEGFL, from the coding sequence ATGGCAGACAACTCCACGTCCTCGTCCTCAATCAAGCATTGGCCCGAGGATGATCGTCCCCGGGAACGGCTCGTCCGTTACGGCGAAGACAAATTGTCCGACGCGCAACTGCTCGGCATTCTGATCGGGTCGGGGGACCATCGGTCGCAGAAAAACGCGGTGGACATCAGCCGCGAACTCCTTCAGGAGTTCGGGAATTTCCAGAGCATCGACCGCGCCTCGGTGAACGAGTTGTGTTCCGTTCCCGGCATCGGCGTGGCCAAGGCGGCACAGATCAAGGCCGCCATGGAAATCGGCAAGCGCATGGCCGCGCACAGCGTCGGCCAGCGGCAGAAGATGAATTCCTGCCAGTCGTTTGTGGACCTGTACGCACCCTTCCTGAAAAATCTCAGAAAGGAAATCGTTAAAGTCGTCCTGCTCAACCAGAAGCTGAACATCATCCGCGACCTCACCATCTCGGAAGGCAGTGTGGACGCCAGCATTGTGCATCCGCGGGAAGTGATGATTCCTGCGATCAAGGAATCCGCCGCGCGGATCGTGCTCATCCACAACCATCCCAGCGGCGACCCGACACCCAGCCATGCGGATATCGAAATCACCCACCGCGTCTCCAAGGCGGGCGAGATCATCGGCATCCAGTTGATCGATCACATCATCATCGGCGGCTCGGAGTATTACAGTTTTTCTGAAGAAGGTTTTTTGTAA
- a CDS encoding UDP-glucuronic acid decarboxylase family protein has translation MPTTLVTGGAGFVGSHFCDLLLDKGHEVVCLDNFITGSRDNIAHITDSRFRFIEHDITEPFSYDGPLDYVAHMASPASPPDYYAHPIVTLKCGSYATHHTLDLAREKNAVFLITSTSEVYGDPHEHPQPETYWGNVNPIGPRSVYDEAKRYAEALTTACHRTHGQEVRIVRIFNTYGPRMRLNDGRAIPNFMHQALNGLDLTVYGDGTQTRSFCFVSDLVDGIYRLMTSSINEPVNIGNPKEMTLLEMAQKILQVTGSQSKIVHKPLPEDDPKLRRPNIDKARRLLGWEPRVDLETGLRATLDYFKQQMEPPKT, from the coding sequence ATGCCAACCACCCTGGTGACCGGCGGCGCCGGATTTGTGGGATCGCATTTCTGCGATCTTCTGCTTGATAAGGGACACGAGGTGGTATGCCTCGACAACTTCATCACCGGTTCGCGCGACAACATCGCGCACATCACCGATTCGCGATTCCGTTTCATCGAGCACGACATCACCGAACCGTTTTCGTACGACGGCCCGCTCGACTACGTGGCGCACATGGCGTCGCCGGCCAGCCCGCCGGATTATTACGCGCATCCGATCGTCACGCTCAAGTGCGGCTCCTACGCCACGCACCACACACTGGACCTCGCGCGCGAGAAGAACGCCGTGTTCCTCATCACCTCCACGTCGGAAGTGTACGGCGACCCGCACGAGCACCCGCAACCGGAAACCTACTGGGGCAACGTGAATCCCATCGGCCCGCGCAGTGTGTACGACGAAGCCAAGCGCTATGCCGAGGCTTTGACCACCGCCTGCCACCGTACCCACGGACAGGAAGTGCGCATCGTGCGCATCTTCAACACCTACGGACCGCGCATGCGCCTCAACGATGGCCGCGCCATCCCCAACTTCATGCACCAGGCGTTGAACGGACTGGACCTCACCGTGTACGGGGACGGCACCCAAACGCGCAGTTTCTGTTTCGTGTCCGATCTTGTTGACGGCATTTACCGCCTGATGACCTCCAGCATCAACGAGCCCGTCAACATCGGCAACCCAAAGGAAATGACCCTGCTGGAGATGGCCCAGAAAATTTTGCAAGTCACCGGGAGCCAGAGTAAAATCGTTCACAAACCATTGCCGGAGGACGACCCCAAACTGCGGCGGCCCAATATCGACAAGGCCCGCCGCCTCCTTGGCTGGGAGCCCCGGGTCGATCTGGAAACGGGACTCCGGGCCACTCTGGACTATTTCAAGCAACAAATGGAACCCCCGAAGACATGA
- the fmt gene encoding methionyl-tRNA formyltransferase: protein MNIVFLGTPDFAVPTLKALHASRHTVQAVVTQPDRPKGRGRAAQPPPVKEFALAHGLDVLQPTKASAPDFVEQLKPLQPDLIVVIAYGQLLKPNFLELPKHFCMNIHASILPKYRGAAPINWAIINGETETGVTTMKIDPGLDSGDMLLIRKVPIGPNDTAQDVHDALAKAGAELALESIDQLEAGTLPITPQNPDEATFARKLKKEDGWVCWSQPAQRLHDLVRGLNPWPGAYTFLNGHRLKLYKTEIAPRQPTDEAGTVLRVTKHGIEIGTADDRLILTELQPEGKKKMNAQDFLAGHDVQIGHRFESAPQPIQSE from the coding sequence ATGAACATCGTCTTTCTCGGCACGCCCGATTTCGCCGTGCCCACGCTGAAGGCCCTGCACGCGTCGCGCCACACCGTGCAGGCGGTGGTCACCCAGCCCGATCGGCCGAAAGGCCGCGGCCGCGCCGCCCAGCCGCCGCCCGTCAAGGAGTTCGCACTGGCTCACGGACTCGACGTCCTGCAACCCACGAAAGCCAGCGCGCCTGATTTCGTCGAACAGTTGAAACCGTTGCAACCCGACCTCATTGTCGTCATTGCCTACGGTCAACTGCTGAAACCCAACTTCCTGGAACTGCCGAAACATTTCTGCATGAACATCCACGCGTCCATCCTGCCGAAGTACCGCGGCGCCGCGCCCATCAACTGGGCCATCATCAACGGCGAAACCGAAACCGGCGTGACCACGATGAAGATCGACCCCGGCCTCGACAGCGGCGACATGCTGTTGATCCGCAAAGTGCCCATCGGGCCGAACGACACCGCACAGGACGTGCACGATGCGCTGGCCAAAGCGGGTGCGGAGCTGGCGCTGGAGAGCATCGATCAACTGGAGGCGGGGACGCTCCCCATCACGCCGCAGAATCCCGACGAGGCCACCTTCGCCCGCAAGCTGAAAAAAGAGGACGGCTGGGTATGCTGGAGCCAGCCCGCGCAACGCCTGCACGACCTGGTGCGCGGACTCAACCCGTGGCCCGGCGCCTACACGTTCCTGAACGGTCACCGGCTCAAGCTGTACAAGACGGAAATCGCACCGCGGCAACCGACCGACGAAGCGGGCACGGTTCTGCGTGTCACCAAACACGGCATCGAAATCGGCACCGCCGACGATCGGCTGATCCTCACCGAACTGCAACCCGAGGGCAAAAAGAAAATGAACGCGCAGGACTTTCTCGCCGGGCATGACGTTCAGATCGGCCACCGGTTCGAGTCCGCGCCGCAACCCATCCAATCCGAATAG
- the def gene encoding peptide deformylase, which produces MSILNIRNCLDPVLRKKCEPVKNIDGNLVTLSNDMIETMFDSVGVGLAANQVGIPQRLIVVDFGFDAERKEDHNPLIIVNPIITAAEEEQDGQEGCLSIPEIVADVPRFKRVEVKGVDLDGNDVRYEVEDYLARAFQHELDHLEGKLFWDMLGRTKRDMLKRKFKKLLKEQGAG; this is translated from the coding sequence ATGTCTATATTAAACATACGCAATTGTCTCGACCCGGTGCTCCGCAAAAAGTGCGAGCCGGTGAAAAATATCGACGGCAACCTGGTGACGCTGTCGAATGACATGATCGAAACCATGTTCGATTCCGTGGGCGTCGGGCTTGCCGCCAACCAGGTGGGCATTCCGCAGAGGTTGATCGTGGTCGATTTCGGTTTCGATGCCGAAAGGAAGGAAGACCACAACCCCCTCATCATCGTCAATCCCATCATCACCGCGGCGGAAGAGGAGCAGGACGGGCAGGAAGGGTGTCTCAGCATTCCGGAGATCGTTGCCGACGTACCGCGCTTCAAGCGCGTGGAAGTCAAGGGCGTCGATCTCGACGGCAACGACGTGCGCTACGAGGTGGAAGATTACCTCGCGCGTGCGTTCCAGCACGAACTCGACCACCTGGAAGGCAAGCTGTTCTGGGACATGCTGGGCCGCACCAAGCGCGACATGCTGAAACGCAAATTCAAGAAACTGCTCAAAGAGCAAGGAGCGGGATGA
- a CDS encoding MASE1 domain-containing protein: protein MKAPRTQGIRRNLGRNLLTALLYFLCGFGMVRLANVYGYSIPLFAPAGFALGAYLCWGPRILPGIWLGSLTFTMFLWSSMAAVPGFTLLGFFPVATFIALGAVIQTATGALLLRYGVGSINPLTRIQDVLIFIFGVGALNSTIHSTLAQTSLLLGGFLQPDQFASAWMTWWLGDAMGILTVTPLFMVYLSTGPIRLTRSQALEATALAFFFYFTTQMAFGDWLIYWHYPLVYLLFPVLVWSAFRFRQAGAVIAILLVSLAAIWGTAQGRGPMALQTVESSLRLLQFYLLVLTIMTLILTAAISETEAAEQRTSSLGRILENSSNEIFVFDAKTLRFLQVNLGARQNLGYSMKELAQLTPLDLKPHFTREKFFKMLEPLQGELQQIVFETHHRRKDGSTYPVEMRIQYSEMASRPVYFAIVQDITEKKKAEEELFKYRHNLEELVEQRTADLESAHRQLMHAEKLSATGKLAASMAHEFNNPIFGIRSVLEKVFRRGNLQEKDRDFVSLAIKECDRISNLIKKLLNFHSPSSDKKEVFNFHEAVEDMVFLIKKKLKEKNIDLVRSYSSDVKNIEAVPDQIRQVILNILQNAEEAITEPHGSIGIRTSLEKSNIHLEITDTGQGISPGTMKNIFDPFFTTKPLVKGTGLGLSVSYGIVKMHGGDIRVDSKPGQGTRFTVILPVKARNLHIDILQNPALLSFNQKEPDSTPPHS from the coding sequence ATGAAGGCGCCCCGCACTCAAGGGATACGACGCAACCTCGGACGGAACCTGCTGACCGCCCTGCTTTATTTCCTGTGCGGATTCGGCATGGTGCGGCTGGCCAACGTGTACGGCTATTCCATCCCCCTGTTCGCGCCCGCCGGGTTCGCCTTGGGCGCATACCTTTGCTGGGGCCCGCGCATCCTTCCCGGAATCTGGCTGGGATCGCTGACCTTCACAATGTTTCTGTGGAGCTCCATGGCCGCCGTACCGGGGTTCACCCTGCTCGGTTTCTTTCCGGTCGCCACCTTCATTGCCCTGGGGGCCGTTATCCAGACCGCCACCGGCGCCCTGCTCCTCAGGTACGGCGTCGGCTCGATCAACCCCCTGACCCGCATTCAGGACGTCCTGATCTTCATCTTCGGCGTCGGCGCGCTGAACTCCACCATCCATTCCACCCTCGCGCAGACCAGCCTCCTGCTGGGGGGATTCCTCCAGCCGGACCAGTTCGCTTCGGCGTGGATGACCTGGTGGCTGGGCGACGCCATGGGCATATTGACCGTGACACCCCTGTTCATGGTGTACCTGTCGACGGGTCCGATCCGGTTGACGCGCAGTCAGGCGCTGGAAGCCACGGCGCTCGCCTTTTTCTTTTATTTCACGACGCAGATGGCGTTCGGCGACTGGCTGATCTACTGGCACTATCCGCTGGTGTACCTGCTGTTTCCCGTGCTGGTGTGGTCGGCGTTCCGGTTCCGCCAGGCGGGGGCGGTGATCGCCATTCTGCTGGTATCGCTGGCCGCCATCTGGGGCACGGCGCAGGGACGCGGTCCCATGGCCCTGCAAACGGTCGAAAGTTCGCTCCGTCTGCTCCAGTTCTACCTGCTGGTGCTGACCATCATGACACTCATCCTCACCGCCGCCATCAGCGAAACCGAAGCCGCGGAACAACGCACCTCCTCGCTGGGCCGCATCCTGGAAAACTCGTCCAATGAAATCTTCGTGTTCGACGCCAAGACCCTGAGGTTCCTGCAGGTCAACCTGGGGGCGCGGCAGAACCTGGGTTATTCGATGAAGGAACTGGCACAGTTGACGCCCCTCGACCTGAAACCGCACTTCACCCGCGAAAAATTTTTCAAAATGCTGGAACCCCTGCAGGGCGAGCTCCAGCAGATCGTGTTCGAAACCCACCACCGCAGAAAAGACGGCTCCACCTATCCCGTCGAGATGCGCATTCAGTACTCGGAAATGGCCTCACGCCCGGTTTACTTCGCCATCGTGCAGGACATCACGGAAAAGAAAAAAGCGGAAGAGGAGCTGTTCAAGTACCGGCACAACCTGGAAGAACTGGTGGAACAACGCACCGCCGACCTCGAAAGCGCGCACCGCCAGTTGATGCACGCGGAAAAACTGTCCGCTACCGGCAAGCTCGCCGCTTCCATGGCGCACGAGTTCAACAACCCCATCTTCGGCATCCGCAGTGTGCTGGAAAAAGTTTTCCGCCGGGGCAACCTGCAGGAAAAGGACCGTGATTTCGTCTCGCTCGCCATCAAGGAATGCGACCGCATCTCCAACCTCATTAAAAAGCTGTTGAACTTCCACAGCCCGTCGTCGGATAAAAAAGAGGTGTTCAATTTCCACGAAGCGGTGGAGGACATGGTGTTCCTGATCAAGAAGAAACTGAAGGAAAAGAACATCGATCTCGTCCGCAGCTACTCCTCCGATGTCAAAAACATCGAGGCCGTACCGGACCAGATCCGGCAGGTCATCCTGAACATTCTGCAGAACGCCGAGGAAGCCATCACGGAGCCACATGGCAGCATCGGCATCCGCACCAGCCTGGAAAAAAGCAACATCCACCTGGAAATCACCGATACGGGCCAGGGCATCTCACCGGGCACCATGAAGAACATCTTCGATCCGTTTTTCACCACCAAGCCGCTGGTCAAGGGCACCGGGCTGGGCCTGTCCGTCAGTTACGGCATCGTCAAGATGCATGGCGGCGACATCCGGGTGGACAGCAAGCCGGGACAAGGCACGCGGTTCACCGTCATCCTGCCGGTCAAGGCCCGCAACCTGCACATCGACATTCTGCAAAACCCGGCGCTGTTGTCTTTCAACCAGAAGGAACCGGATTCCACCCCGCCGCATTCCTGA
- a CDS encoding pentapeptide repeat-containing protein, with protein MRHLSEEELLELWEQYREGKDASEVEKKGEILNAMWKNRISIPTLANLHLPKVDLCGMDLTYADLCGANLQNAILIGTIFVSADMIGVNCREANLGGSNFFDAEINEGNFAGANLAKVDFTEARAVGTVFTGADIGHGSILMDSDFSKADLSRASLQGAKFRGTNLSGANLKGADLRGAEELTAEQVRTAVIDRETKMPMYMKINWTANGEFECYVEYLE; from the coding sequence ATGAGACATCTTTCAGAAGAAGAACTGCTCGAATTGTGGGAGCAATATCGCGAGGGCAAAGACGCCTCCGAGGTGGAGAAGAAAGGTGAAATTCTGAACGCCATGTGGAAAAACCGCATCAGCATTCCCACGCTGGCGAACCTGCACCTGCCCAAGGTGGACCTGTGCGGCATGGACCTCACTTATGCCGACCTGTGCGGAGCCAATCTGCAAAACGCCATCCTCATCGGCACCATCTTCGTTTCCGCGGACATGATCGGCGTGAATTGCCGGGAAGCCAACCTGGGCGGCTCCAACTTTTTTGATGCGGAGATCAACGAGGGCAATTTCGCCGGGGCCAATCTGGCGAAAGTGGATTTCACCGAAGCACGCGCCGTCGGCACCGTGTTCACCGGGGCGGACATAGGACACGGTTCCATTCTCATGGATTCGGATTTCTCCAAGGCCGATCTCAGTCGCGCCAGTTTGCAGGGAGCGAAATTTCGCGGCACCAACCTGTCCGGAGCCAACCTCAAAGGCGCCGATCTGCGGGGGGCGGAGGAGCTGACGGCGGAACAGGTGCGCACCGCTGTCATCGACCGCGAAACCAAAATGCCCATGTACATGAAAATCAACTGGACCGCCAACGGCGAATTCGAGTGCTACGTGGAATACCTGGAATGA
- the rfaD gene encoding ADP-glyceromanno-heptose 6-epimerase: MIIVTGGAGFIGSALAHSLNQRGHDDLWIVDVDDHPEKKKNRESLNHSRFLDRDEFIKAVGAGDVPKVEAIFHMGACSSTTETDEEFLRINNLEYTKTLARFALDQGARYIYASSAATYGNGEQGYNDDEDRLDDLKPLNPYGHSKHRFDVWARDEGLLKHIVGLKYFNVFGPNEYHKEDMRSMVLKGHLQVRDTGRIRLFKSYRPEYADGGQERDFVYIKDAVAMTLFFYDHPEVNGLFNIGSGTARNWNDLARAIFDAMNQKPLIEYIEMPASIRDQYQYHTCADMRKIRDAGYNRSLSSLEEGVRDYIREYLIPGRRLGASA; this comes from the coding sequence ATGATCATAGTCACGGGAGGAGCGGGATTCATCGGCAGTGCCCTCGCGCACAGCCTCAACCAGCGCGGGCACGACGACCTCTGGATCGTCGATGTGGACGATCATCCGGAAAAAAAGAAAAACCGGGAAAGCCTGAACCATTCCCGCTTTCTCGACCGCGATGAATTCATAAAAGCGGTGGGCGCGGGAGACGTGCCGAAGGTGGAGGCGATCTTCCACATGGGCGCGTGTTCCTCCACCACCGAAACCGATGAAGAGTTTCTGCGCATCAACAATCTCGAATACACCAAGACGCTGGCGCGCTTCGCCCTCGACCAGGGTGCGCGTTACATCTACGCCTCCAGCGCCGCCACCTACGGCAACGGCGAACAGGGATACAACGACGATGAGGACCGCCTGGACGACCTGAAACCGCTCAACCCCTACGGCCACAGCAAGCACCGCTTCGATGTGTGGGCGCGCGACGAGGGACTGCTGAAGCACATCGTCGGCCTGAAATACTTCAACGTGTTCGGTCCCAACGAATATCACAAGGAGGACATGCGGAGCATGGTGCTGAAAGGCCACCTTCAGGTGCGCGACACCGGGCGCATCCGCCTGTTCAAATCCTACCGCCCCGAATACGCCGACGGCGGGCAGGAACGCGACTTCGTTTACATCAAGGACGCGGTCGCCATGACGCTGTTCTTCTACGATCACCCGGAGGTCAACGGCCTCTTCAACATCGGCTCCGGTACCGCCCGCAACTGGAACGACCTGGCCCGCGCCATCTTCGACGCCATGAACCAGAAGCCGCTCATCGAATACATCGAGATGCCCGCCTCCATCCGCGACCAGTACCAGTACCACACCTGCGCCGACATGCGGAAAATCCGGGATGCCGGATACAACCGGAGTTTGTCCTCGCTGGAGGAGGGTGTGCGGGATTACATCCGCGAGTACCTCATTCCCGGCAGGCGGCTCGGCGCCTCCGCCTGA